In Felis catus isolate Fca126 chromosome A2, F.catus_Fca126_mat1.0, whole genome shotgun sequence, the following proteins share a genomic window:
- the NFILZ gene encoding NFIL3 like protein: MDVGLSSLPVVSQGCSKTLRGARGRGPAIRRQREFMPEEKKDTVYWEKRRKNNEAAKRSREKRRLNDAALEGRLAVLLEENALLRAELWTLRHRFGLLPSVAGSRALPLQAMLWEAPWTGDPCSRAEPLPSLSGSRGCFLRPCALDTGVPGCGGCLVAHRWTGLATSPRCPQDPAPPAPKRMDMALQAALPAALFSCHLLDGHGGTRPELRPFWRLWSPMPTGYHASGPSDVLLTPSADPMELPPGVAYPVPGNDSEGQPSLPHKLRIKSQASGRVPPGWADGRGPL; the protein is encoded by the coding sequence ATGGACGTGGGTCTCTCCAGCCTGCCAGTGGTATCTCAGGGTTGCAGCAAGACCCTGCGGGGAGCGCGCGGCAGGGGTCCGGCCATCCGGAGGCAGCGGGAGTTCATGCCGGAAGAGAAGAAGGACACAGTTTACTGGGAGAAGCGGAGGAAGAACAACGAAGCCGCCAAGAGGTCCCGGGAAAAGCGGCGTCTCAATGACGCGGCCCTCGAGGGCAGGCTAGCCGTGCTGCTGGAGGAAAACGCTCTGCTCAGGGCTGAGCTGTGGACACTGAGGCATCGCTTTGGCCTTCTGCCCTCCGTCGCTGGCTCCCGGGCCCTGCCCCTGCAGGCCATGCTATGGGAGGCCCCCTGGACTGGGGACCCCTGCTCTAGGGCcgaacccctcccctccctctctggctcccGTGGCTGCTTTTTGAGGCCATGCGCCCTGGACACCGGGGTTCCGGGATGCGGGGGCTGTCTGGTGGCTCACAGGTGGACTGGTCTGGCCAcctcccccaggtgcccccaggaccctgcgccccctgcccccaagagAATGGACATGGCCTTGCAGGCTGCCCTCCCAGCTGCCTTATTCAGTTGTCACCTCCTGGATGGGCATGGGGGGACCAGACCGGAGCTCAGGCCCTTCTGGAGGCTGTGGTCACCCATGCCCACTGGTTACCACGCTTCGGGGCCCTCAGATGTGTTGCTCACACCCTCTGCTGACCCGATGGAGCTGCCTCCCGGGGTGGCCTATCCCGTCCCAGGGAACGACTCTGAGGGtcagccctccctgccccacaaACTGCGCATCAAGTCCCAAGCCTCGGGCAGAGTGCCTCCAGGGTGGGCGGATGGCCGGGGCCCCCTCTGA